The Chthoniobacterales bacterium genome includes the window GTCCGCATGACAATGACGACGCCAATCAGTCTTCTCGCGTCCCAGAAAAAGAGACCGATGGCGTGCTCGCATCGGGCCCGCGCCATGTATTTACGATAGAATTCCGATCTCAGCAGCTTGCTCCGGATTGGAAAAATATCGCTAATCCGGACGAACCGGCTCCGCGGATGGGCCCGCAGATAATTCTGGATTGGTTTGGCGTGGCAAAAACCATCGGCAATGGGTTCCGTCCATTTCGAGATCAAAGGCAAGACCGGACTATGCTGGAGGGTTAGTCCGATGACCGAATCCGGCATGCCGGCGTTGATGACACGCTGCACGGCCTTCCAGAATGCCGCCACATCGATTGCCGCGTGCAGCGCCAGCAATGCTTTGGCCGCCACGACATCGACGTCTGCTTTGCGAGCGGTCAACAGCGAGTCTCCCCGGTGCCGCCTGTAAGCTTCATGTTGCCAATCATCAGGCCGGCGCAGGCGGAAGACGAGCGAATGTTTCACCGCCTTTTTTAGTGAACTTAAGTTACCGCCGCGGGGCGTGTCCGGGGCGCGAAGTCTACATAAAGGGACTGCTACAGACTCGCTTTCTTCTGGTATGCCGGCGGCCGGGGGCGGAGCAAAAGTCGATCACCGCCGGCCAACCCATTTTTCATCTGACTATGATCAATCCCAGCCCAAGATCACCATCGACCCGGGCGATCATGAAAGCGCCGACGCGCGAAATCGAATTGTTCGATCCTTCTCCGAACGCGGTTTACACGATCGAAGCGGCGGCCCATCTGGTCGACACCTCGCGTCGAACCATTCTCGTTTACTGCAAGCACCGGCTGCTTTCGCCAATGAAGAATGCCGCTAATGGCGCCTACTCTTTCGATCGAAATAATATTCGCGCTCTGCGCCGAATCGAAGCGCTCCGCCGGGTCTGCGGCGACGACCTGGCCGGGATCAGGATGATCCTGGAGCTCACCGAGGCGCTGGAAAATCTGCATTCGCAGTTACGCGCGGTGTCGGCCAAACCGGCGGCGAGAGAGCCCCAGGACAAAAGCCGGCGCGATAGAGAAAAAAAATCGTCTCGAAGTATTAGACCGAAAACGAACCCTCGGAGGAAAAGAAAATGAATGAATCAAATGGAATTGGTATCGCCACCGTGGCTGACACGCTCAGCCACAATTGGTGGCTGCTTGCATTGCGCGGCCTGACCGCGGTGATCTTCGGCGTCCTGACCTTCATCTGGCCGGCGATCTCGCTCTTCGCGCTCATCATGTTGTTCGGCGCATTTGCCCTGGTGAACGGCGTCCTGTCCGTTTTCCTGGCGGCAAAAGCACCGAAAGGTTATCCGCGCTTTGGCAGCCTCTTGATCGGAGGACTGCTCGGCATTTTCACCGGGTTTCTGACGTTCTTCTGGCCCGGCCTGACCGCGCTCGGACTACTCATAATGATCGCGGCGTGGGCGATCGCGACGGGAGTGATGGAGATCGTCGCGGCAATCAAGCTCCGCAAAAAAATCAAGGGCGAATGGCTTCTCGTCCTGGCTGGAATCTGTTCGGTTGCGTTCGGTATAATGCTGCTGCTCATGCCCGGGCCGGGTGCGCTCGTCCTGGTTTTATGGATCGGGGCGTATGCCCTGGTCTCCGGCATTCTGCTCATAATCCTTGCATTCAAAATGCGGAAACTGGGGAACGAAACGGACTTTGCCACAGCCGCGGCGCGCGCCTGATACCGTCCCAAAAGATCAACTAAATCAAACGGAAGTCGTGCCAGATGCCCATTGAGCAGAGGCGCACGTAGAGATCGCTGAAGCCAACCCAAAAAAGACTAAGCCAGGCCCAGAGCATGTGGCGGCGGTTGAAACAACTGACGCAGCGATAGGCCTGGTAACAGGCAGGCGACCGCGAGAGTTGATCCCGGGCTCCGCCGACCAGGTGGCGCAGGGCATGACAACCAAACGTAAAACTGCCCAGCAGAATGACGTTCACCAAAAGCACGAGGGTGCCGATGCCGATGCCGAAAGAGGTCTTGCCCGTGGCCGGATCGGCGAACCAAAGCGCTTTCCAAACATCGATGGAAAGGAAGACGATAAAGAACAGCGCGAGATAAAGAAAATAGCGGTGCACGTTCTGCATGATCAGCGGAAACGAACGCTCGCCGAGATACGTCTTTCTCGGTTCGCCGACAGCGCACGCCGGCGGGTCGGCCCAGAACGCTTTGTAATAGGCGCCGCGATAATAATAACAGGTGAGCCGTAATCCGCCCGGCGCCCAAAGAATCAGCAGCGCCGGGGAAAACAGGAGCCAGCCGGGCCACCAAGCCGGTTTCGGCCCGAACCAGCTGTGAGGCGACTCACCAAAAAGCTCGGGCGAATAAAACGGCGAGAGATAAGGACCGAAATAATAATGGTTCCCCTGGAACGCGGCCCAGGTGGAATAAACGATAAACGCGCCCAGCCCCAGGAAGACCAGCAGCGGCTGCGTCCACCAGGCATCGGCACGCATGGTCTGGCCGAATTTGCGCGGTGCGATCGTAGAGGTTGCTGCTTCAGCCATGTGAAAGGACTCCGCCGATTAGATAGCGACGCGGCAGGCTCTTTTCAACAAAATGGTAGGGACGCCGCGCTGCGGCGTCCTTTCCTCCCGGCCTTGCGACTCGACAAAAACTTTTGCGCCCTTGTATTCTCGGATCGAACCCAACCAAAGGAGGGCCCATGGCCACCAAGGATCCCAGAGTTGACGCTTACATTGCAAAATCGGCCGACTTCGCAAAGCCGATCCTGAAGCACTTGCGCAAGATCGTTCACACCGGCTGCCCCCAAGTCGTGGAGACAATAAAATGGTCGATGCCCCATTTCGATTACAGGGGGGTGATGGCTGGCATGGGCGCGTTCAAGGAACATTGCGCTTTTGGCTTCTGGAAGTCGGAACTCATTCTTCCCCCTGACAAAAATGCGGAGAAGACTGCGATGGGCAGCTTCGGCTGCATCAAGTCGCTGGCGGATTTGCCCAGCGATAAGAGGCTCATTGGGTATGTGAAAAAAGCAGCCGCGTTAAATGACGCGGGAATCAAGGCCCCCTGGCAGACGACAAGGAAAAAGAAAGCGTCGTTTACTGTTCCCGATTATTTCACGGCGGCGTTAAAAAAGAACTCGAAGGCGCGAAAAACGTTCGAGGATTTTTCGCCAAGTCACCGGCGCGAATACGTCGAGTGGGTGGGCGAGGCGAAGCGCGAGGAGACGCGCCAGCAGCGCCTGGCTCAATCCATCGAGTGGCTCTCCGAAGGGAAGCCGCGCCATTGGAAGTACATGCCGGCCAAAAAATAGCCGGCCCGGGGGCGAACAAGGCTCGGACGATGGCGCACGACGTTTTCATTTCCCACTCGAGCAATAATCGGCCGATCGCCAACGCCGTTTGCGCCGCGCTCGAAAGTGCCGGGATCCGCTGCTGGATCGCCCCGCGCGATGTGATGCCGGGCCGATCCTATTCCGGCGAAATCACCCGCGCTATTCAGCAAAGCCGCGCCTTCATCCTGATTTTCTCCGAGCACTCGAACAACTCGGAGCAGGTCTTGCGGGAGGTGCAGCTGGCGGCGAATTCACGGCTCCACATTATCCAGTTCCGCATCGACGCCGTGGTGCCGAGCGACGACCTCGAATATTACCTGAGCGGCCCGCATTGGCTGGATGCGGTCACCCCTCCCCTGGAAAACCATCTCGATCAGCTTAAGAGCTCGACGAAAGCGCTTCTTGCTCTGCCGCGAGCGACCGAGCCGGTTGGCGCACCTCGGCCGCCGGCGCCGACCGCGCCAGCGCCCGTCGCGCCGCCGCCTCCGCCACCGGCCCCGCCCGCTGTTTCCACGCCGGCCTTCGTAACGCCGGGCCCGGCCAAACCGGGCTCTAACGCGTGGAAATGGATCGCACTCGCGATTGCCGGTTTTGCGGCGCTGGGATTGGTCGCGTTCGTCATCATTTTCGCCCTGATCCGCCCCAAGCCGCCGGTTGCGCCAACGCCGTCGTCCAGCGCGACCGCTGCACCTCAGGTCGCCGCGACCGTTCAGCCGAAACCGACTGCGGAACCCACTTCGGAACCCCGCCTCTCGGTCGCGCCGCCGGCGACGAGTCCGGTCGTGAGCGCCGAGGAAGCGGAGCGGTACGTGAAGGAGTTCAATCGCGACATGGAACGCGGCGATCTCGGGGCCACGATGGCTTATCTCGATGACACGGTGGACTACTATGCGTTTGGGCCGAAAGACAAGGCGTTCATCGGCGAGCAACTCCGCCAATACTTCGCCGCCGTGCCGGCGCGCGCCTTTGTGGTGGGCGAGGTGAAAGTGCAGCCCGGTCCGAAGCCGACCGTGGCGACCGTGATCTTCGACACCCGTTACTCCATTCGCGATGCGCTGGGCACTCGGGCGACGGGCCGGACCCGAACGGAATGGGACCTGGTGCGAAAGAGCGATGGGTTGAAGATTATTCGCTCGAATTGGATGACGTATCCGGATCCTGCGCCCTCCCCCTGAACACGAGGCTGGCGTGATTAGCGGAAACAGTGAGGGCCTGGTGGCTCGGCGTCGCCCCAAGCTGGATCGATAAGACGGGCGATAGTGGGAACTACGATCGGAATGGCGGCACGCGCTGGACCTCGCTCGCCTATGGATTCGATACCGAACCATTCTCAACACCGGCCTGGATCAGAACTCGAATTTTTCTACATCCCCTTAACCCTTTTTTATTGATTGCCCGGCCCAAAAGTTCACGATCCAAGTCGTAACCCTCAACCAGAAAGCAACCCACCATGAACAAGACATCCGTTCCCACATCCGCCTTCCTCACTCCACGAACCTTAATCGGTTTCGGTTTCTCCTCTATCGGCGTCCTGCTGGCGCTGTTTGGCTTTATCGCGTTTCCTAAGCACTCCGCCTGGGCCATACCTTCGCCGTGTACCGCCGTGGTGTACTCGGAAGCACCCTCGCAGGACATCCCGGGTGCGATCAATGTGTCCATGGAGTCCCACAATGGGGGCACCGCGACCCAATGCACGATTTACTTCACCGTAGGCGCTACAAACCCGCCCAACCCCACCCACAGTTCCACTATCTATACCGGTCCGTACGTCGTGTCATACGGCGACGCGAAGTTTTTCAAGGCGTTCGGTCATGCATTGTATGCGGAGCCGGAGGATTCGCAGATCACCGGCCACTACACGGACAACCTCGGATTCTGAACGCCTCTTAGGACCGGCATTACTGCCTGCGGCCGTCCACGTTCGAAAAGCTGCTCACGAGAGGAGTCGAACCTCCACGGGTTTCCCCATACGGTCCTGAGCCGTACGCGTCTGCCATTCCGCCACGTGAGCTTTTCGGGGAGCGGTTGCTAAGGTGCGCTCTTCCAAAATCCGCGCAAGGGCAAAGGCGGAGAGGGTGAATGGTGAGCGGTGATTGGTGAATGGCGAGTTCCATTCACTAATCACCAGTCACCATTCACAGCCCGCTTCAGATTCGGCGCCGAATTACTAAGACCGCCGCTTCTTCCGCGCCCGCTCTTCGAGCTGGTTCGCCTGCCGGGCTTTGCCTAACGAGCGCAAAAGATCGGCGTAGTTCGAGGCGACGATCTCGTAATCCTCCGGCGGTTTGTCGGTGGCCGCTTCCCAGGTCTTGATCGAGGCCCGGTAAAGCTCCGAGGCCCGGGCGTAGTCGCCGTTGGAATGGTAAACCACCGCCAGGTTGCATTTCGATTGCGCGATGTCGGGATGGGTGGGCGGATGGAATTTTTCCCGGATGGCCAACGCCCGAAGGTGGGTTTTCTCCGCCTCCGCGAAACGCCGCTCGTTCGTGTAAAAGACGGCCAGGTTATTGAGGACCGAAGCGACGTCGGGATGCTCCGGGCCGAGCTGCTTCTCGTAAATCTCCAGGGCGTGAAGATAATAAGGTTCGGCCGCTTTTTGCCGGCCCGTCTTACGATAAATCAAGGCGACGTTGTTCAGGATCGTTCCGAGATCGGAATAAGGAATATCCGGCAAACGCGCGCCGGCCTTGAAGGCTGCTTCGTAATAGGCGAGCGCGGCGTCGGTTTCGCCGAGATTATCGCAAACAAATCCGAGACGCCGGGAAGAACGAAAAAGAGCGCGATCATCGGGCGGCTCCGCTTTTTCCAGGTACGAGTGCGCCTTTACCAGGTACGGCTTGGCCGCCGCGCGGTCGCCTGCCTGGTCGTGAAGCTGGCCGAGCCTCTCCAGGCTCTCGATGTAGGATTTCTCGCCCGGTTTGAAGGCGCGCTGGGCCAGAGTGAACGCCGTCTCCGCGACGCGGATAGCCTCAGGCAACCGATTGCTGGCCCGCAACATGTCC containing:
- a CDS encoding MerR family transcriptional regulator, whose product is MKAPTREIELFDPSPNAVYTIEAAAHLVDTSRRTILVYCKHRLLSPMKNAANGAYSFDRNNIRALRRIEALRRVCGDDLAGIRMILELTEALENLHSQLRAVSAKPAAREPQDKSRRDREKKSSRSIRPKTNPRRKRK
- a CDS encoding HdeD family acid-resistance protein is translated as MNESNGIGIATVADTLSHNWWLLALRGLTAVIFGVLTFIWPAISLFALIMLFGAFALVNGVLSVFLAAKAPKGYPRFGSLLIGGLLGIFTGFLTFFWPGLTALGLLIMIAAWAIATGVMEIVAAIKLRKKIKGEWLLVLAGICSVAFGIMLLLMPGPGALVLVLWIGAYALVSGILLIILAFKMRKLGNETDFATAAARA
- a CDS encoding YdeI/OmpD-associated family protein → MATKDPRVDAYIAKSADFAKPILKHLRKIVHTGCPQVVETIKWSMPHFDYRGVMAGMGAFKEHCAFGFWKSELILPPDKNAEKTAMGSFGCIKSLADLPSDKRLIGYVKKAAALNDAGIKAPWQTTRKKKASFTVPDYFTAALKKNSKARKTFEDFSPSHRREYVEWVGEAKREETRQQRLAQSIEWLSEGKPRHWKYMPAKK
- a CDS encoding TIR domain-containing protein is translated as MAHDVFISHSSNNRPIANAVCAALESAGIRCWIAPRDVMPGRSYSGEITRAIQQSRAFILIFSEHSNNSEQVLREVQLAANSRLHIIQFRIDAVVPSDDLEYYLSGPHWLDAVTPPLENHLDQLKSSTKALLALPRATEPVGAPRPPAPTAPAPVAPPPPPPAPPAVSTPAFVTPGPAKPGSNAWKWIALAIAGFAALGLVAFVIIFALIRPKPPVAPTPSSSATAAPQVAATVQPKPTAEPTSEPRLSVAPPATSPVVSAEEAERYVKEFNRDMERGDLGATMAYLDDTVDYYAFGPKDKAFIGEQLRQYFAAVPARAFVVGEVKVQPGPKPTVATVIFDTRYSIRDALGTRATGRTRTEWDLVRKSDGLKIIRSNWMTYPDPAPSP
- a CDS encoding tetratricopeptide repeat protein gives rise to the protein MKGDAKLWSILNDKLDMLRASNRLPEAIRVAETAFTLAQRAFKPGEKSYIESLERLGQLHDQAGDRAAAKPYLVKAHSYLEKAEPPDDRALFRSSRRLGFVCDNLGETDAALAYYEAAFKAGARLPDIPYSDLGTILNNVALIYRKTGRQKAAEPYYLHALEIYEKQLGPEHPDVASVLNNLAVFYTNERRFAEAEKTHLRALAIREKFHPPTHPDIAQSKCNLAVVYHSNGDYARASELYRASIKTWEAATDKPPEDYEIVASNYADLLRSLGKARQANQLEERARKKRRS